In Bufo gargarizans isolate SCDJY-AF-19 chromosome 6, ASM1485885v1, whole genome shotgun sequence, a single genomic region encodes these proteins:
- the LOC122942259 gene encoding ABC transporter F family member 4-like produces MEDEKEKKEEEEHLTEDNKEDKHQEEETKEKEDEENKKDEHLVREEEKKEDKHLEEEENMEMGEEENKEKEHLEEEAKEVKHHGANEDKENKLEHLKEEKHQDKEKRVAEELIKEAEKEFGELCDVRWWYRVYTSQPTIRIRTISRCPTFYTMETIEEEMEEEGEERPRRRSWVPKCFRRNRPRGLSRGESWGLRFLRRLCCFSRETIE; encoded by the exons ATGGAGGACGAGAAAGagaaaaaggaggaagaggaacaTCTGACGGAGGATAATAAAGAGGATAAACATCAGGAGGAGGAGActaaggagaaggaggatgaagaGAATAAGAAGGATGAACATCTGGTCagggaggaggagaaaaaggaaGATAAacatctggaggaggaggagaatatgGAGATGGGGGAagaggaaaataaggaaaaagaaCATCTGGAGGAGGAAGCTAAGGAGGTGAAACATCATGGGGCAAATGAGGATAAGGAGAACAAATTAGAACATCTGAAGGAGGAGAAACATCAGGATAAGGAGAAACGCGTTGCAGAGGAGCTTATCAAGGAGGCAGAGAAAGAGTTCGGAGAACTTTGTGATGTGAG GTGGTGGTACAGAGTGTACACGTCCCAGCCCACAATACG GATAAGAACCATCAGCCGATGTCCCACATTTTATACCATGGAGACCAT AGAAGAAGAAATGGAAGAAGAGGGGGAGGAAAG ACCAAGAAGAAGATCCTGGGTCCCCAAGTGCTTTAGGAGGAACCGTCCAAGAGGCCT CAGCAGAGGGGAGAGCTGGGGGCTAAG ATTCCTGAGAAGATTGTGCTGCTTCAGCAGAGAAACCATTGAGTGA